One Nitrospira sp. DNA window includes the following coding sequences:
- a CDS encoding Methionyl-tRNA formyltransferase has protein sequence MRIVFMGTPDFAVPSLEALLKSDDQVVGVVTQPDRPKGRGQEVIPSPIKVVCLREGIPLLQPLKMKDPAFLDALRQWKPDVITVTAFGRILPSAVLTLPPLGCINVHGSLLPKYRGAGPIQWAVIRGEQETGITTMLMDEGMDTGDMLLQEKVAILPEDTAGTLAPRLAEVGGRLLVETLRRLKAGTLTPQPQDHTVATMAPLLKKEDGLIDWTLTAREIANRVRGLSPWPGAYTYVNGERWTLCLVSAGEESQGAVPGLVTKVAKDRIDVATGGGTIHIREIQPSNSRRMTVAQYLAGHRLAEGIGLQASPPRG, from the coding sequence ATGCGCATCGTATTTATGGGGACACCGGACTTCGCGGTGCCGTCGTTGGAGGCATTGCTCAAGTCGGACGATCAGGTGGTCGGTGTGGTCACCCAGCCGGACCGGCCGAAGGGCCGCGGGCAGGAAGTCATTCCCTCTCCGATCAAGGTGGTCTGTCTCCGCGAGGGGATTCCCCTGCTCCAACCCCTGAAGATGAAGGACCCCGCATTTCTTGACGCCTTGCGGCAGTGGAAGCCGGACGTCATTACGGTGACCGCATTCGGCCGGATCCTGCCGTCGGCGGTTCTGACGCTGCCCCCGCTCGGTTGCATCAACGTCCATGGGTCGCTCTTGCCGAAGTATCGCGGCGCGGGGCCGATTCAATGGGCCGTCATTCGAGGCGAGCAGGAAACCGGCATCACTACCATGCTGATGGATGAAGGGATGGACACCGGCGACATGTTGTTGCAGGAGAAGGTGGCGATCCTTCCGGAGGACACCGCGGGCACCCTGGCACCTCGATTGGCCGAAGTGGGGGGGCGGTTGTTGGTCGAGACGCTGCGCCGCCTCAAGGCGGGGACGCTGACACCTCAGCCGCAGGACCATACGGTGGCGACCATGGCGCCGTTGCTCAAGAAGGAAGATGGTCTGATCGATTGGACATTGACGGCCCGGGAAATCGCGAATCGTGTGCGCGGCCTGTCTCCCTGGCCGGGAGCCTATACCTACGTGAACGGGGAACGGTGGACCCTGTGCCTGGTGTCTGCCGGCGAGGAATCCCAGGGGGCGGTTCCCGGGTTGGTGACCAAGGTCGCAAAGGACAGGATTGACGTGGCGACCGGCGGCGGGACGATCCATATCCGTGAAATCCAGCCGTCCAACAGCCGGCGCATGACGGTGGCGCAATATCTGGCCGGCCATCGTCTGGCCGAAGGAATCGGCTTGCAAGCATCCCCGCCCCGGGGCTGA
- a CDS encoding 16S rRNA (cytosine(967)-C(5))-methyltransferase yields MKALLAIDKAGLSADDLFDQVTARESLDLRERAFMVELVRGVLRYRGTIDWRLGAVSDRPIARLPTLVQTILRLGAYQLLHLDRVPESAAVNESVRMMKQHSKKLGRDWSGFVNAVLRSLLRSPEPDRPDPEKDPVEACAVRYSCPTWLVERWCRLWGVERAEALCRASLEPPPLTLRVNTLRTTRLELLAEFEAAQVGAVPTTVSPVGIQLARTGSVADLPGYVDGWFYVEDEAAQLIPPLLDVQPGQRVLDACAAPGGKATHLAALMENRGDLVAVDRAAARLDLVMENCRRLGVTSVTPVVGDVRALIGQETPSSKPQARRPAGQAALLQPFDRILLDAPCSGLGVLRRHPEGKWYKTPESIMQHHAVQLELLETTSRLLRPGGLLVYSTCSIEPEETASIIDEFCRSHREFQRESIAPWLPPAGLPFVTPQGDLSTMANMKRMDAFFAARVRRSE; encoded by the coding sequence GTGAAGGCTCTGTTGGCCATCGACAAGGCGGGCCTGTCGGCGGATGATCTCTTCGACCAGGTGACTGCTCGAGAATCTCTGGATCTCCGTGAGCGGGCCTTCATGGTTGAACTCGTGCGCGGAGTCTTGCGTTATCGCGGGACAATCGACTGGCGATTGGGGGCGGTTTCGGATCGGCCGATCGCGCGATTGCCGACCTTGGTCCAGACCATCCTGAGGCTCGGCGCCTATCAACTGCTCCATTTGGATCGGGTGCCGGAATCGGCGGCGGTCAATGAGTCCGTGCGGATGATGAAACAACACAGCAAGAAACTGGGACGGGATTGGAGCGGATTCGTCAATGCGGTGCTGAGGTCTCTGTTGCGATCCCCGGAACCGGACCGGCCTGATCCTGAGAAGGACCCGGTCGAGGCCTGTGCCGTTCGTTATTCCTGCCCGACATGGCTCGTCGAACGCTGGTGCCGTCTCTGGGGTGTGGAGCGAGCCGAGGCCCTGTGTCGTGCCTCGCTGGAGCCGCCGCCGTTGACGCTCCGCGTCAATACGCTTCGCACCACACGTCTGGAACTGCTGGCCGAGTTTGAGGCGGCGCAGGTGGGCGCGGTTCCGACGACGGTCAGTCCGGTGGGCATTCAACTCGCCCGCACCGGATCGGTCGCAGACCTGCCCGGCTATGTTGACGGATGGTTTTATGTGGAGGATGAGGCGGCACAGCTCATTCCCCCGCTGTTGGATGTGCAGCCGGGGCAACGGGTGTTGGATGCCTGTGCCGCGCCGGGCGGGAAGGCGACGCATCTGGCGGCGCTCATGGAGAATCGAGGGGACCTCGTCGCCGTGGACCGGGCCGCAGCTCGCCTGGACCTGGTGATGGAGAATTGTCGTCGCCTCGGAGTCACATCGGTCACGCCGGTGGTCGGCGATGTGCGTGCCTTGATCGGCCAAGAGACGCCGTCGAGCAAACCACAGGCGCGACGTCCTGCGGGACAGGCGGCTCTGCTTCAACCGTTCGATCGTATCCTCCTCGATGCCCCCTGCAGCGGACTCGGCGTGCTGCGGCGCCACCCGGAAGGGAAGTGGTACAAGACTCCGGAGTCGATCATGCAGCATCACGCTGTGCAGCTGGAATTGCTGGAGACGACGAGCCGTCTCTTGCGGCCCGGTGGGCTGTTGGTCTATAGTACCTGCTCGATCGAACCGGAAGAAACCGCATCGATCATCGACGAGTTTTGTCGGTCGCATCGCGAATTTCAGCGTGAGTCGATCGCACCCTGGTTGCCCCCAGCCGGTCTGCCGTTCGTGACCCCACAAGGGGACCTGTCTACGATGGCCAATATGAAGAGGATGGATGCGTTCTTCGCCGCCCGTGTGCGGAGGAGCGAATGA
- a CDS encoding Ribulose-phosphate 3-epimerase, whose protein sequence is MMAGRTVRIAPSILSADFARLAEEVARVEQGGADWLHIDVMDGHFVPNLTIGPPIVEALRKVTTLPLDVHLMMTNPDAFIAEFAEAGADHLTVHVEACTHLHRTVQSIQERGVKAGVTLNPATPAVMLSEIVRDADLILIMSVSPGFGGQKFIPSSLQKIAEVRSMIDRTNSRALLEVDGGVKPDNAEDILAAGAEVLVAGSAVFSSHDYAAAIAALRAGRQPAARTARIAAAQR, encoded by the coding sequence ATGATGGCCGGTCGGACCGTTCGGATTGCGCCGTCCATTTTGTCGGCGGACTTTGCACGTTTGGCGGAAGAAGTGGCGCGGGTGGAGCAAGGGGGCGCCGATTGGCTGCACATCGACGTGATGGACGGGCACTTCGTGCCGAATTTGACCATCGGCCCGCCGATCGTCGAAGCCCTGCGAAAGGTCACCACCTTGCCGCTCGATGTCCACCTCATGATGACCAACCCGGATGCGTTCATCGCAGAGTTTGCCGAGGCGGGTGCCGACCATCTGACGGTGCACGTGGAGGCCTGTACGCATTTACATCGGACGGTGCAGTCGATTCAAGAGCGGGGCGTGAAGGCGGGGGTGACGTTGAACCCTGCGACACCGGCCGTCATGCTGTCTGAAATCGTCCGCGACGCCGATCTCATTCTCATCATGTCCGTGAGCCCCGGGTTCGGCGGCCAGAAATTCATTCCGTCGTCGCTGCAGAAGATCGCCGAAGTGCGCTCCATGATCGACCGCACGAACAGCCGTGCTCTGTTGGAGGTGGACGGGGGCGTCAAACCCGACAATGCGGAAGACATTCTTGCGGCCGGCGCGGAAGTCCTCGTGGCAGGCTCGGCCGTGTTCTCCAGCCATGACTATGCCGCAGCCATCGCGGCATTGAGAGCCGGACGCCAGCCGGCCGCTCGCACCGCCAGGATTGCAGCCGCTCAGCGATAG